In Flavobacterium gelatinilyticum, a genomic segment contains:
- a CDS encoding sensor histidine kinase: MTIAKIYQNFILRNIFVNTLVYLVILACVYDEIKLDGHTWQYILSQIAIGYFPCIIWITCFNVFIIKPFLFRKKFQLFCLLLLIYWTGFYFFMDWFFPFVGLGNLKTLQILSLIINGTFFYFVHIVITKKMTQADKDIMNFKSELSFLKQQLNPHFLLNAMNNLYGEALAEPDKVPDRILNLSDMLRYQIEASKKDYVLMEEEIGFVQKYIEYYTFRNERLSVTQNIEGVHDEIEIPPLFFLPLVENAIKFSGETSEPFINLDLKVKCRNLTFTLKNNYLDSGSRLSSTGIGIENLKRRLEVYGLKHDLSCKKDKNMFTVKLSIWHLPTAVL, from the coding sequence ATGACGATTGCAAAAATTTATCAAAACTTTATCCTTCGAAACATCTTCGTAAATACACTTGTATATCTTGTTATTCTGGCTTGTGTTTACGACGAAATAAAACTCGACGGACATACCTGGCAGTATATCCTCAGCCAGATTGCCATTGGTTATTTTCCCTGTATTATCTGGATAACCTGCTTTAATGTTTTTATTATTAAGCCGTTTTTATTCCGTAAAAAGTTTCAGCTTTTTTGTCTGCTGCTTTTAATCTACTGGACCGGTTTTTACTTTTTTATGGATTGGTTTTTTCCGTTTGTAGGATTAGGAAATTTAAAAACACTGCAAATATTATCTCTGATTATCAACGGAACATTTTTCTATTTTGTGCATATCGTCATAACCAAAAAAATGACTCAGGCTGATAAAGACATTATGAATTTCAAATCTGAACTTTCGTTTTTAAAACAACAGCTGAATCCGCATTTTTTATTGAATGCCATGAATAATTTATACGGAGAAGCACTGGCGGAACCTGATAAAGTTCCGGACCGAATCCTGAATCTTTCGGATATGCTCAGGTACCAGATCGAAGCTTCTAAAAAGGATTATGTTTTGATGGAAGAGGAAATAGGGTTTGTTCAGAAATACATTGAATATTATACATTTAGAAACGAAAGGCTTTCTGTAACCCAAAATATCGAAGGGGTTCATGATGAAATCGAAATTCCGCCTTTGTTCTTTTTACCTTTGGTAGAAAATGCTATTAAATTCTCCGGTGAAACATCGGAGCCTTTTATAAATCTGGATTTAAAAGTAAAATGCCGAAATCTGACGTTTACTTTAAAAAACAATTATCTGGATTCGGGTTCGCGTCTTTCGAGTACCGGAATTGGCATTGAAAATCTTAAAAGACGTCTGGAAGTTTATGGCTTAAAACACGATTTAAGCTGTAAAAAAGACAAAAACATGTTTACTGTAAAATTAAGTATATGGCATTTACCTACCGCTGTCTTATAA
- a CDS encoding DUF6268 family outer membrane beta-barrel protein, with the protein MKSKIMSVLFVCTTFSLTAQEKEPGVKTFAKAVVDKFPNTRTFDVQYEELGPSNYDSDFLGNKFERGRIENHNRFKAAFNMPFYASKSKKLVLTTSLRYKYESYDFGDIYNYTTAETFRRDRREFHFWAGALTGTYMSTLFKKPAIYNATITVDGNEDNAQRVKGFASAVVVIKRTPSTTMTLGVLALLDPSSIVPVTPLFSVNHKFKNSKWDMDFILPQRLLFRRELLEDGRISLGTELNTENFYLNLNTSNLKGIYELNQLELKTGITYEYCFTPKIIAFVKGGVNNVFSVRLTERGERTSKYVYDHKEDPQGYVRFGISYNLFGKK; encoded by the coding sequence ATGAAATCAAAAATCATGTCGGTTTTATTCGTTTGTACCACTTTTAGTTTAACCGCTCAGGAAAAAGAACCTGGCGTAAAAACCTTTGCCAAAGCGGTTGTAGATAAGTTTCCTAATACACGAACTTTTGATGTGCAGTACGAAGAATTAGGACCGTCTAATTATGATTCGGATTTTTTGGGGAATAAATTTGAAAGAGGAAGAATTGAAAATCACAATAGGTTTAAAGCCGCTTTCAATATGCCGTTTTATGCTTCAAAATCTAAGAAACTGGTTTTGACAACCTCGCTTCGTTATAAATACGAAAGTTATGATTTTGGTGATATCTATAATTATACAACTGCCGAAACTTTTAGAAGAGACCGTCGGGAATTTCATTTTTGGGCAGGTGCTTTAACAGGAACCTATATGTCTACGCTTTTTAAAAAACCGGCTATTTACAATGCTACAATAACTGTTGACGGAAATGAAGATAATGCACAGCGTGTAAAGGGTTTTGCCTCTGCCGTAGTGGTGATTAAAAGAACGCCGAGTACAACGATGACGCTGGGGGTTCTGGCTTTGCTGGATCCGTCGTCGATTGTGCCGGTTACACCACTTTTTTCTGTCAATCATAAATTTAAAAATTCAAAGTGGGATATGGATTTTATTCTGCCGCAGCGTCTTTTGTTTAGAAGAGAACTGCTTGAAGATGGAAGAATTTCTTTGGGAACAGAATTAAACACAGAAAATTTTTACCTCAATTTAAATACTTCAAATCTAAAAGGAATTTATGAGCTGAACCAGCTGGAATTAAAAACCGGAATCACCTATGAATATTGTTTTACCCCAAAAATTATAGCTTTTGTAAAAGGCGGTGTCAATAATGTTTTCAGCGTTCGTCTTACCGAAAGGGGAGAACGCACAAGCAAATATGTGTATGATCATAAAGAAGATCCTCAGGGGTATGTGCGATTTGGGATATCGTATAATCTTTTTGGTAAAAAGTAA
- a CDS encoding LytR/AlgR family response regulator transcription factor yields the protein MAFTYRCLIIDDESPAHKALISHISKYDELEHSGSAFSGMEALKMLNANQYDIIFLDINMPVISGVELMELQPNRPLTIVTTAYSDFALSAYQNDAIDYLLKPISPDKFAKAIEKAKTFFSGNSLKKETSTNSKTLSYRINGQTVDMPLEDIIYIESLGNYMKLYSTKLNLPHIIYGSLSSISSEIDSTNFVQVHRSFIVNAGKISSVTSKNLTMSNGENIPVGRKYQILLDSFFK from the coding sequence ATGGCATTTACCTACCGCTGTCTTATAATCGATGATGAGTCTCCGGCGCACAAAGCACTGATTTCGCACATCTCAAAATACGACGAACTGGAACATTCCGGAAGCGCCTTCAGCGGTATGGAAGCTTTGAAGATGCTCAATGCCAACCAATACGATATTATTTTTCTGGACATTAATATGCCGGTTATTTCGGGTGTAGAATTAATGGAATTACAGCCCAACCGACCGCTGACAATTGTCACCACCGCTTATTCTGATTTTGCGCTTTCGGCGTACCAAAACGACGCTATTGATTATCTGCTGAAACCCATTTCACCGGACAAATTTGCCAAAGCAATCGAAAAAGCAAAAACCTTTTTCTCAGGCAACAGCCTGAAAAAGGAAACCTCAACAAATTCCAAAACACTTTCTTATCGCATAAACGGACAAACGGTCGACATGCCGCTTGAAGATATTATTTATATCGAAAGTCTGGGCAATTACATGAAACTCTACAGCACCAAACTGAATCTGCCGCATATTATTTACGGTTCGCTCTCAAGCATTTCCTCAGAAATTGACAGTACAAATTTTGTACAGGTGCATCGCTCTTTCATCGTAAATGCGGGTAAGATTTCCTCTGTTACCTCCAAAAATTTAACCATGTCAAACGGAGAAAATATCCCCGTAGGCCGAAAATACCAGATCTTGCTGGACAGCTTCTTTAAGTAA